The stretch of DNA TGTAAAAATCCTGAAGTAGTAGCGAAACATGAAGCCAAAGTCTACGGTAAAGCAGCCGAAGGATCACCTCCCATGTCTGTCCCTCATTTGGACACCCGGATGTTGGATGGAGAACGGTCGCTTTTGTTTGGCCCTTATGCCGGATTTTCTACCAAGTTTTTAAAGAACGGCTCTTATTTTGATTTGCCATTATCTATCGAAGTACATAATGTGTGGCCGATGCTTTCGGCAGGGATTCATAACGTAGGCCTGACCAAATACCTTATCCAGCAAGTTTTCCAATCGCCGGAAGATCGATTTAGTGCCCTGCAAAAGTACTACCCTGAAGCTAAAACAGAGGATTGGGAGCTGGTCATTGCTGGACAACGGGTGCAGATTATCAAAAAAGATAAAAAAGAAGGTGGCGTCCTGAAATTTGGCACTGAAATCGTCACGAATGAAAAGAAAACCTTGGCGGCCCTCCTCGGGGCATCACCGGGTGCCTCTACTTCGGTTTCGATCATGTTGGATGTGTTAGCCACCTGTTTTCCAGCGGAAATGAAGTCGAAGGCCTGGACGGATAAACTGGTGGAAATGATTCCATCTTTTGGCCAATCACTGATTGATGATGCTGCGCTTTGTAAAAAAATAAGGGGCTATACGACGGATATATTGAAGTTGGAATATTGAGATAACCGCGCCTAGATCACTAAAAACAGCTGATAAAACAAAGTTTTAACCAGAGAACAAAATGCCTCCATTCTAGCAAGGGCAGTATTGGTGAAATATTTACAACAGCTTTAATTCATAGCCCTTAGATTGTTGATTAACGTATAATAGAGAGTTCTCTGACAATTTTTGTGTTCTAGTCAGCTGAAAGCCTTGATCATCGCTCTTGATCAATCGCTTATGATCTTCGTTTTAAGCTGACCACAAAAATTGTCAGAGAAGGTAATAAAGTCATGTTTAAATTAAAATTACTAATCCTTTTTATCCTGATTCAGACAATAAGGTAGCATCAGCAAAAATGGCATTGCTTGATTGTAATCCAATTCGGGGTATTCCAAACCTAATAAGCGAATGTTGCTGTAATATTTTTGGTGTTGGTTGTAGTACATCTTTTCGCTTTGCACAAACCAAGCTTTCTCTCCTAATTTTTGTGCTAAAAACCATTTTTCATATAATCTGGCACTCCGCCCATTTCCGTCATTCCAAGGATGAATTTTCACAAATACCAAGTGAATCAATGAAGCGTAAAAAAACACTTCTTCAATACTCATTTCTGTTTTGATTAAAATGGACAAATCGGCATAACACTTTTTCATTTCTATTTCTACCTCAAAGGGTGATGCGGCTACATACTCAATACGTCCATCTGGTGTAGATACATACATATTCTGTGTGCGTAGTTTTCCCTGTCGGTTTTTAGCAACTATATGTTTGCTTAGTAGCTTGTGTGCTTCTGCAATGTTTTTTTCATTGATTTCATTTGATTTTGCAAACGTGTAAGCATCATACAGGTCATCAATCTTCTTGGTGTAATCAGGCAAAAATTCAATGCCAAATTTTTTATGCTTGATGTAGCTGTCCAACTCAATGTCTTCTCCTTCAATTTTGCTACTGAAAACAGATGATACAGAAGTATAAAAACTAAAAGTGTCGGTTGAAATCTCTGCATCCTGCAAAGCATCAAATGCCTTTTGTAAGCCCTTAGGTACTTGTTCCAAGTATGAAGAGAGCAAATCAGTGGACATTATTTGTAGTTTATCTTTCATTTAGCAAAACATTTTACTTAACAATGCCTTTTAAAGATTAGTGTCTCTTCCAATTGCTTATTTCATTTGTAACCCGCTCATCATCATACCTCCTTTCCCTCATCAATATCCCAAAAATCAAGCGGGCTGCAAAAACCCAATCCCCAAAAGGATTTTTTGATTTGTGGAAAACACCATCCTCAGCAAAGCGGTGCTGGCTAAACTTACTTCAGCGAGCCAATCAACTGCTCATTCAACTTCACATAATCAGGATTTTTGGCGATGGTGGCCAACTCCGTCGATTTTTTGGCAGCAGCAATTGCCTCCTTCTTTTTACCAACCCTTGCCAACAACTTGGCTTGCAAATGGAAGGCCCAATACTGCTCCTTTTCACTCCCCTCAATGGCTTTGTTAATCCATTCCAAAGCCATTTTTGCGTCCCTTTCTGTATCGTAATAATAGGAGGCCGCTTGGTAATAAACACCTGGATTAGAAGGCGTATTATCGATCACCTGCGCTTTGATATCCGCCATCACTTTCGAATCCACCTCCGACTCAATTGTAAACATCGCCTTGGTGTGTTCCCACTTCAGATTCAGGTTAGCGGAGTGGGGGGTAAAATCCGAGAAGCTAATGGTAAAGGTCTCATAATGGCTGCTGGGGTGTTTTACGGGGACCTCAAAGCGGAGTGCGTCCTCTGCTTCATCATAGCCCAAGGCGCCCCACCAACTGAGGTTTTTACTCAAAATGATAGTGGCCGTCTCTTCTGTGAAAATGCTGTAAAGGGCATAGTCACCAGCGGGAAGCGGGTGGCCGTTCAATTTTACCGCTTCACTAAAGCTGATCTTGGTGGAGGCATTAGCGCCCGTACGCCAAACCTCTCCATAGGGGATCAGATTACCCGCCACTTTTCTTTCCCTGGCGCTCGGCCTGGAATAAACGACTTTGACTTCCGCCAAGCCAACGGTACCTTTTATTTCAAAGGTGGGGCTGGCCGCCGGCATGTTGATTTGTCCGTTCACCATGAATGCCCATAAAAGGGCCGTGAGCATAAGTCCGTATTTTTTCATCAATTTTAATTTTTTATGGAAATGTACTGATTTTTTTCAATTTAGCGAGAATCTCAGCCGCTTAGACCTCAGAAGTTTTGCCAGGTCCTCCGCTGAGCGCTTCATGAACCTCAACCTAAAGCTGGTGTACTCCGTAACAAAAATCACAGCCGAATGGAGAAATTATTTTTGTGCTCCTTGTTATTGATCAGTCACATTGGATTTGGGCAAAACCAGTACCTCCTTTCGGGAAAGGTAAGGACTGAGTCGGGGCGTTCGCTTGACTATGGCGATGTACTCGTCCTGCATCCAACGGATTCTAGTCTAATCGAATATACGGCTGTGGAACAAGGTGATTTTTCGCTAGATCCACTTGAGGCAGGCGACTATTTATTGCGGATAGCTGCTTTGGGGTACCAAGATTACTACCAAAAACTAACCTTAAACCAAGATCAAACCATAACCATATTGTTGGCAGAAAGCACCAAAATGCTGGATGAAATAACGGTCACGGCTGCCAGGAATGCCATCAGTAATAAAGACGGAAACCTTAAAGTGACCATTGACCATTCCATCTTCGCCAATCAAGCGACCACCTTAGATGTGCTGTCGTTGTTACCCGGTGTTCAGCTTAGTGGAGATAGGCAATCCCTTACGGTAATTGGGAAAGGCGCGCCCTTGATTTACCTTGAAAATCAAAGCATTACCCTCGATCAATTAAATGCCATTCCGGTTGCTACGATCAAGCATATTGAAATTATTAATTATCCTTCGGCTCGCTATGAGGCGGAAGGCCGGGCTGTTATTTTAGTGACGCAGCAATTGAATTTTTCAGATGGGTTTCGTTTTGATATGACGGAGATAGCCTCCTTTCGGCATCGATTCAATCATTACCTAAGTACGAATGCCTCCTTAAAGCGGAAAAGGTTGGAGTTGAAGGCTGATTTTTCCTATAATTATTTGGGCATTTGGGAGCGCATTCGCAATGAATTGGAATTAAAGGAACGCGCTATTATTTTGGATCAATCTTCTTTGTCGACCGGGCCACGGCCACAGTTTATAATTGGGGGTGGCCTTATTTATCAGTTGAAAGCAGGTGAATACTTTTCTGTGAATGCCAACCTTAGCACCCATGTCACTGATGCACCAATTAACACCAGCTCAACCTTGAGTGAGCAGCTACATATCGACAACATCGAGTCTTTGGTGGTGGGGAAGGAGCACCGAGATTTTTTTAGTTCAAACATCAGTTATAACAAAAAGCTAACATCAAGCAACAGCCATCTTTTTATGGGAATTCAATATTCCAACTATCTGCGGGATTTGAAGAGTGACATCTCCAATAATTACAATGAAAAGGGCTTGGTCTTATCCCAAATCAGGGATCAAAATTTCCAAATTGACGCCTTTGCTGCTCGGCTCGATTTTGAAAAAACAATGAATAAGGCAGGGCGCTTGGAATTGGGCCTCCGTTACTATCAGGCGAGTGCGGATGCTTTTCTTGATTTTCAATTCCTGGAAACAATGATGGCCTTGGTTTCAAATTATGACTACGAGGAACGAAACTATGCGGCCTATGGCCAATATACAGGTGCAAGCCATAAGCTGAAATACTCCTTTGGCCTTCACTCCGAATCGACGACCGTGAAAGGCCGGTTCAAAGAGGAAACGGGATGGTTGGTCAATCGCAGGCAAAATGTGCTTTTCCCCAAGGCTACATTTACCTATGCTATGGACAGCAGCAAAAGTGTCACTCTGAATTACGCCAAAACTATTCAACGACCTAATTACCTGAATGCCAGTTCTATTTCCACTTTTATCCATCCCTTCCTGGAATTTGCCAGAAATGCCAACCTAAGGTCAACGATTGACAATGAATTGTCCATTAATTTTCAGTACCAAAACCAATCTATTCGATTCAGTTATGTCGATAAAAAAGACCCGGTCTACTTTAGCGTTTTGTACAATCAGGCACAGGATAGAATGGTGATGTCTCCCCAGAATTTTGAACAGGAAACCGGCTTTGATCTCACCTTGACTAGTCCCCTCTCCTATAAATGGTGGACAGTGACCAATACTTTGATATTATCACGCCATAAAATCAAGGACAGCCGAGCCATCATCAAAGGGGCGACGCCCTACCTATACTATTATTCCAATCACCAATTCAAGCTTCCCCAAAGTACTGTGCTAGGGCTCTTTGTATGGGGCTTAAGTAAAAGGAAAGAAGGCGTATTTGAACGGAATGCCTATTGGATACTGGGAGGTTCCATCTCCAAGACCATTCATGGAAAACTGCAACTGGCTATTTCCTTCGATGATCTCCTCCGGGCGATGAACTTGGGCGAAACCTACACGATTAATCAAATAGAAGCCGAGAGCACTTTCTTCGTCGATCGAAAAAACATGGCCTTTTCCCTCCGTTATTCCTTCGGAAAGCAAACAAAAGCAAACTCAAGCTATAGAAACAAGGAGATAGATGAGCAGCTGAATCGAATCAATTGAGTTTTGAAATGCGCTCAAATTTGCAGTAATTTGAGGAAAATACCTTCATGAAGCTATCCTTACCGCATCGTGTTCGACAACTTGGCCCCGGATTGATCACAGCAGCCCTCATTTTTGGCCCTGGGAGCCTAACGGTGACGACCAAGCTCGGTGCTGGCTTTGGGTTTAAGCTGCTATGGGTCATTCCACTTGTCCTCGTCTTTATGACGGCTTACACGCGGATGGCCGCTCGGATCGGACTTCAAAGTAAAGACTCCTTACTGGAGGTCATCCGGATGCGTTATGGTAAAATGGCGGCCATCTTACTTGGCATAGGGATACTTGGCGTTACGGCTTCCTTCCAAGCGGGCAATTCCATTGGCGCGGGACTGGCCTTTGCCGAGCTTTTTGGAACGCCGACGGTGCCTTGGGTCGTTTTCTTCGCATCCATTGCTATTGTTTTTCTGTTTTTCAGGTCTTTTTATAAGTTGTTGGAACGCATCATGATCGGCCTGGTTTTATTGATGTTGGTTTCTTTTTTGATCACACTTATAGTAAGCCAACCCAAACTTTCCCTCTTGTTTGCCGGGTTCATTCCTGGTTTGCCCACAGGCAGTGAGTTGCTTACCATCGCCCTGGTCGCTTCTAGTTTTTCGACGGTAGCGGCCTTTTACCAGGCTTATCTGGTGCAAGAAAAAGGGTGGGGGATGCAGGACCTTTCTACAGCCGTTGCAGAAAGTAGGAATGGCATTATCATCCTGGGGCTTTTGAGCGCGATGATCATGGTGTGTGCCGCTGCGGTGCTGCATACGGCAGCCATTCCGGTGAACACGGCCTCGGACCTTGGACTAGCCCTGGAGCCCATTTTTGGCAGGTTCGCTACGATTGCCTTTATGATAGGCTTCTTTGCCGCTTCCTTTTCATCGCTCATTGGCAATGCCACCATCGGTGGCGCACTATTGGCAGATGCCTTTGGGCAGGGAAGACAGCTAAGCGCCTGGACGGTTCGGCTATTTATAATTGGGGTGATTATTTTTGGTGCAACGATAGCCATCTTGTTTGGCAAACTACCTTTGCAGCTCATTATATTTGCCCAAGCCTTGACGATTCTGATTGCACCAGCCGCCGCTATTTTCATGTTATTAATAGCCAATGACCAAACCGTCATGGGAGATGCGGTGCAAACCAGGCGGATGAATATCATTCCTTTGATTGGACTAGGGATGCTCCTGCTGCTAGCCGCTTATAATATTAAGTCTATTTTTTTCTAGAAGTAACCGATAAAGAAATGATGAGCAGTGCTGAATTAGACGACCTTTTGACCAAGCCCTCCGATCGCCTGATCGAGGACCTCCAAAAGATAGAAGGAGATATCCTGATCCTGGGCATTGGAGGAAAAATGGGGCCCAGCCTGGCCAGACTGGCTAAACGGGCAATCCAGGCAGGCCGTATTGAGAAGCGCATTATCGGGGTTTCCCGCTTTTCTGATCCCGCCAAACGGGCCGAGTTGGAAGCCTTTGGCATTGAGACGATTCAGGGTGACCTCCTCGACGATGCTTTTTTGCAAAGTTTGCCAATGGTCAAGAATGTCTTATTCATGGCCGGCCAGAAATTTGGCACCTCAGGCAATCAAGCTTTCACCTGGGCCATGAACACCTATTTGCCTGCCCGCGTGGCCGGCAAATTCAAGCATGCCCGAATTGTGGCCTTTTCAACGGGGAATGTCTATCCATTTATGGACGTAAATGGGCAAGGCGCCACCGAAGACACCCCCACCGCACCCATTGGCGAATATGCACAATCTTGTCTGGGCCGGGAACGCATGTTCGAATATTTTTCGATGAAAAACCAGACGCCCGTTTTATTGTACCGCTTGAATTATGCCCTAGATCTCAAGTATGGCGTCTTGAATGATATTGCCAGAAAGGTTTGGCAAGAAGCCCCCATCGATCTCAGCATGGGTTATGTGAATGTGATCTGGCAGGGCGATGCCAATGAATATGCCATCCGCTCGCTGTTGCATTGCCAAACACCAGCTAATATTTTGAATATAACAGGCCCTGAAAAATTGGAACTCAGGGCATTGGCGGAAACTTTTGGCCGATTGATGCAAAAAACGCCTCGCCTGGTAGGCGAAGCCCAAGCAACGGCATTACTTAATGATTCAAGCAAGGCCCATATGCTGATGGGCGCGCCAAGCATCAGTATCCAACAAATGATGGAATGGACCGTAGCGTGGGTGAAAAGCGGTGGAGAGGAATTGAATAAACCAACCCATTTTCAAACCCGAGATGGTAAATTTTAAATTTTAACACAACCCATGCTCAAGACAGCTATCAAAGATTTATTATTTAAAGGAACAGTTATCCCCGCCCATCCTTTGGCATTGACCGCGGATAGAAAGCTAGACGAATTTCACCAACGCTTATTGACGAAATACTACCTCGCTGCGGGAGCAGGAGGGATAGCGGTTGGGGTACACACTACTCAATTTGCCATTCGCGATCCTGCCATTAATTTGTATGCCAAAGTCTTGTCTATTGCTGCTGAAGAAGCGGGAAAAGCCCCCCAGGATCGCCCCTTTATCAAGGTGGCAGGGGTAAGTGGCCCCACCGAACAAGCCCTGAAAGAGGCGAACCTGGCAAAGAACCTGGGCTATGACCTGGTATTGCTCAGCATCAATGGCCTGGGCGCCTGGTCGGAGGAGGAACTGCTAAAACGGGCCAGGATTATCGGGGAGGTCATGCCTATATTTGGCTTTTACTTACAGCCCGCGGTGGGGGGCAAGGTCCTCTCTCGCCGCTTTTGGGCCCAATTTGCCGAAATTGAAAGCGTGTTTGCCATTAAAATCGCCCCGTTTAATCGTTACCAAACCCTGGAGGTGGTGCAAGCTGTTTGCGAATCCTCCCGCTACCAAGACATTGCGCTATATACTGGCAATGATGATAACATTGTATTGGACCTGCTCAGTACCTATGAGATACATACGCCTAGCGGAACAGTCAAAAAAGACATCGTTGGTGGCTTATTGGGGCATTGGGCGGTGTGGACGAAAGCGGCTGTTAGCTTGCTGCAAAAAATCCATGACCTTAAAAGTGAATCCACACAGATTCCACAGGGGGTATTGACCGAGGCGCTATGTGTAACCGATGCCAATGCCGCCTTTTTTGATGCTGCGAATCAATTCCGCGGCTGCATTGCAGGTATCCATGAGGTGCTGCGTCGCCAGGGGCTATTGAAAGGCATCTGGTGCCTGGACCCTGAGGAGACTTTATCGCCAGGACAAAAAGCGGAGATCGATCGCGTGTATGCGGCCTACCCTGCGTTAAATGATGATGCCTTTGTGAAGGCTTTTTTGACTTCGATTAAGGAAAAATAAAAGACGAACATTGATCAAAAAATGGGACGGCTCAGACAGGTAATGCAACAAATGATAAAAATTTCGGAAGCCGAATTAAAGGACTTCCTTTGTCAAGCATTTACCACCACCTTTAAACGGCAAGAAATAGTAAGCCGTCCTAATATCATTCCCAATGAAATATTTTTTATAAACAAAGGTCTCATTAGGGTCCTTATCATCGACCATTCAGGAACAGAACATACGATTCATTTTGCCTTAGAAAACCAATTTATTGCAGACTATTCCAATTTTATACTGAAACAAGCCTCGCAATATACCTTACAAACGGTAGAAGAGGTAGAAGTAGTCGTTTTGCCTCGTTCCGCCATTGAGTGGGGTTACCAAAATTTAAAAGAAGGTCAAAAAATGGGACGGCTTATTGCCGAATTTTATTTTATATACCAAGATAATCGCATCAAAAACACGTATGTAAGAACCCCAAAACAGCGCTATGATAACATTACTGCTACTTTTCCGGACATCCACAATCGAGTGCCACAACATATGATTGCCTCTTATTTAGGGATTAGCCCCGTACATTTAAGTCGACTCAAAAAAGCAGGAGTTTAATTTTTTTCAGCTCGTTCTTTTATTAAGTTTAACCATTCATCGTGTAGCTTCAATAACTTCTTTGGCTGAAACACTTTTTGCATAAAGGTCAAAAATCCGTTTTGTGATTCGGCAGTAATTAACCTACATCCATTGGCAGTAGGAACAATTACCCAAGCGTGGTAGCCTTGAATTGATTTGATTCTTGATGTCCAAGCTAATCGTTCATAAGGCACAAATTCATTGATGATAGGCTGAAATTTTAAACCCATTGTGTGAAAATTAAACTTCAATCCATCTTGTAGTGTTTTGGCAGTTGTATCTACAAATTCGATTGGACTTTGAGCACCTTTATTATAGGTGTGCCATTCCTTGGCATTGATTAGGATACCCCAAACCACTTGTGGTTGAGCATTTATTTCTATTTCATTATGAACGTAAAATTTAGAATTTTCAGGGTTGAACGCTTGAGGCCAAATAATTAGAGCATGTTTGGAGGTCACCCTTTGGGCTAAAAACCATCTCTTTTTCGCTGATACTTCGTTGCTTTTTTCGTCCGTACCTAGGGGTATGCACTTCAAAAATCGCCTTGTCTCATCAAAAAATTGACGCTTTTTTTCTCCAAAAGCGACCTCCAAACATGCTCTTAGGTTCGTTGTCTTGTCGTACTTTTTAGTCATTATAGACCTTGAAGTAGTATTTTGAGCTAATACTGGTGCATAAATAAAAAATAGCAATAAAGCGGGGATAAATACTTTTTTTTGCATTAGAATTCAGTTTAAATTATAATGCAAAGTTCGTTTCCTTATGATGTGCTAAACGATAACATTTGTTTAGATTTTTGGTATATCAGCTTTTTTTAGACGGCTTAAATGAACAGGCGTAATGCCCAAGCCTTGATCAACACTCATTTTCAATCGCTTATGATCTTACTCATGCCGTAGTGAATCCACCGGATTAGCACGCGCAGCTTTGATGGACTGAAATCCAACCGTAAGCCAGGCGATAGCGATGGCAGATATACCGGCACCGACAAAAATGAATTGATTGATATCCACCCGATAGGCGAATCCATCCAACCACTGAGACGATACCCACCAACCTATCGTGGCCGCCGGGACAAAAGCAATGAAAACCAGCACGATGAATTCTTTCGTCAACCCCATTGAAATTGAGCGCACCGATGCACCCAATATTTTACGTATGCCAATTTCTTTGGTGCGCTGTTCAGCCGTGAATGCGGCCAAAGCAAAGAGGCCTAAACAAGCTATAAAAATGGCTAAGCCGGAAAATAAGCTTAACAATTGCCCGATCCTTTCCTCAGAACGGTACAGCTTGTCAAAATTTTCATCCAGAAAAGTATATTCGAACGGTTCGGAGTCGGCAAATTGCTTCCAGAGTTGAGAGGTATTGTCAATCAGTGTTTTGACATTGCCCTCATAGCGCACCATCAACAGGTCTGAAGGACCACCGTAAAAGAAAATAGCCAACGGTTGAACTTTGTCGCGATAGCTTTCAAAATTAAAATCT from Saprospiraceae bacterium encodes:
- a CDS encoding Fic family protein gives rise to the protein MKDKLQIMSTDLLSSYLEQVPKGLQKAFDALQDAEISTDTFSFYTSVSSVFSSKIEGEDIELDSYIKHKKFGIEFLPDYTKKIDDLYDAYTFAKSNEINEKNIAEAHKLLSKHIVAKNRQGKLRTQNMYVSTPDGRIEYVAASPFEVEIEMKKCYADLSILIKTEMSIEEVFFYASLIHLVFVKIHPWNDGNGRSARLYEKWFLAQKLGEKAWFVQSEKMYYNQHQKYYSNIRLLGLEYPELDYNQAMPFLLMLPYCLNQDKKD
- a CDS encoding DUF2911 domain-containing protein, yielding MKKYGLMLTALLWAFMVNGQINMPAASPTFEIKGTVGLAEVKVVYSRPSARERKVAGNLIPYGEVWRTGANASTKISFSEAVKLNGHPLPAGDYALYSIFTEETATIILSKNLSWWGALGYDEAEDALRFEVPVKHPSSHYETFTISFSDFTPHSANLNLKWEHTKAMFTIESEVDSKVMADIKAQVIDNTPSNPGVYYQAASYYYDTERDAKMALEWINKAIEGSEKEQYWAFHLQAKLLARVGKKKEAIAAAKKSTELATIAKNPDYVKLNEQLIGSLK
- a CDS encoding outer membrane beta-barrel protein; the protein is MEKLFLCSLLLISHIGFGQNQYLLSGKVRTESGRSLDYGDVLVLHPTDSSLIEYTAVEQGDFSLDPLEAGDYLLRIAALGYQDYYQKLTLNQDQTITILLAESTKMLDEITVTAARNAISNKDGNLKVTIDHSIFANQATTLDVLSLLPGVQLSGDRQSLTVIGKGAPLIYLENQSITLDQLNAIPVATIKHIEIINYPSARYEAEGRAVILVTQQLNFSDGFRFDMTEIASFRHRFNHYLSTNASLKRKRLELKADFSYNYLGIWERIRNELELKERAIILDQSSLSTGPRPQFIIGGGLIYQLKAGEYFSVNANLSTHVTDAPINTSSTLSEQLHIDNIESLVVGKEHRDFFSSNISYNKKLTSSNSHLFMGIQYSNYLRDLKSDISNNYNEKGLVLSQIRDQNFQIDAFAARLDFEKTMNKAGRLELGLRYYQASADAFLDFQFLETMMALVSNYDYEERNYAAYGQYTGASHKLKYSFGLHSESTTVKGRFKEETGWLVNRRQNVLFPKATFTYAMDSSKSVTLNYAKTIQRPNYLNASSISTFIHPFLEFARNANLRSTIDNELSINFQYQNQSIRFSYVDKKDPVYFSVLYNQAQDRMVMSPQNFEQETGFDLTLTSPLSYKWWTVTNTLILSRHKIKDSRAIIKGATPYLYYYSNHQFKLPQSTVLGLFVWGLSKRKEGVFERNAYWILGGSISKTIHGKLQLAISFDDLLRAMNLGETYTINQIEAESTFFVDRKNMAFSLRYSFGKQTKANSSYRNKEIDEQLNRIN
- a CDS encoding Nramp family divalent metal transporter, whose amino-acid sequence is MKLSLPHRVRQLGPGLITAALIFGPGSLTVTTKLGAGFGFKLLWVIPLVLVFMTAYTRMAARIGLQSKDSLLEVIRMRYGKMAAILLGIGILGVTASFQAGNSIGAGLAFAELFGTPTVPWVVFFASIAIVFLFFRSFYKLLERIMIGLVLLMLVSFLITLIVSQPKLSLLFAGFIPGLPTGSELLTIALVASSFSTVAAFYQAYLVQEKGWGMQDLSTAVAESRNGIIILGLLSAMIMVCAAAVLHTAAIPVNTASDLGLALEPIFGRFATIAFMIGFFAASFSSLIGNATIGGALLADAFGQGRQLSAWTVRLFIIGVIIFGATIAILFGKLPLQLIIFAQALTILIAPAAAIFMLLIANDQTVMGDAVQTRRMNIIPLIGLGMLLLLAAYNIKSIFF
- a CDS encoding NAD(P)-dependent oxidoreductase; this translates as MMSSAELDDLLTKPSDRLIEDLQKIEGDILILGIGGKMGPSLARLAKRAIQAGRIEKRIIGVSRFSDPAKRAELEAFGIETIQGDLLDDAFLQSLPMVKNVLFMAGQKFGTSGNQAFTWAMNTYLPARVAGKFKHARIVAFSTGNVYPFMDVNGQGATEDTPTAPIGEYAQSCLGRERMFEYFSMKNQTPVLLYRLNYALDLKYGVLNDIARKVWQEAPIDLSMGYVNVIWQGDANEYAIRSLLHCQTPANILNITGPEKLELRALAETFGRLMQKTPRLVGEAQATALLNDSSKAHMLMGAPSISIQQMMEWTVAWVKSGGEELNKPTHFQTRDGKF
- a CDS encoding cyclic nucleotide-binding domain-containing protein — encoded protein: MGRLRQVMQQMIKISEAELKDFLCQAFTTTFKRQEIVSRPNIIPNEIFFINKGLIRVLIIDHSGTEHTIHFALENQFIADYSNFILKQASQYTLQTVEEVEVVVLPRSAIEWGYQNLKEGQKMGRLIAEFYFIYQDNRIKNTYVRTPKQRYDNITATFPDIHNRVPQHMIASYLGISPVHLSRLKKAGV
- a CDS encoding SRPBCC domain-containing protein; this encodes MQKKVFIPALLLFFIYAPVLAQNTTSRSIMTKKYDKTTNLRACLEVAFGEKKRQFFDETRRFLKCIPLGTDEKSNEVSAKKRWFLAQRVTSKHALIIWPQAFNPENSKFYVHNEIEINAQPQVVWGILINAKEWHTYNKGAQSPIEFVDTTAKTLQDGLKFNFHTMGLKFQPIINEFVPYERLAWTSRIKSIQGYHAWVIVPTANGCRLITAESQNGFLTFMQKVFQPKKLLKLHDEWLNLIKERAEKN